The proteins below come from a single Rosa rugosa chromosome 2, drRosRugo1.1, whole genome shotgun sequence genomic window:
- the LOC133729276 gene encoding TMV resistance protein N-like, whose amino-acid sequence MAGSCSSSSSTHIYRYDVFISFRGEDTRKTFISHLLKALDGKKIDTYIDYKLKSGDEIGPALLKAIEESKISLIVFSENYASSRWCLDEMIHINECKERYQQSVIPIFYRIDPSHVRYQRESYAAAFAKHEERFEDKRERVLKWRHALTTIANLSGFDSLTTSNDSELVERIVKAILMQLDRELSTDLTGLVGVESRIQKIESLLCIDGIVPPEVCLRTVGIWGMGGIGKTTLAGAVFNRLSSQFEASCFLANVREESKRCGLNHLRDELLRELLKEERLRIGTPSVGSTSVRKRLSHTKVLVVLDDVNDFSQLEHLVGEEVQFGRGSRIIITTRDKQLLRDMRLLRKEAKNDVRIYEVQELNGNEALQLFHLNASTEMCSRGNFIFLRGLVDYASGIPLALKIWGSLFRRCKNMKERENFLVKLKTYPNEKLQNVYRVSYDVLEENEREIFLSIACFHKNDFIHDAKRQLDACGLFADSGIEALIDMSLISIKSGLLWMHDVIQEMGWEIVRKECPEEPGKRSRLYTPNDVHHVLEKNTGTEKVQGISVRLNSAEEQTWTQLTQALVKMYNLKFLNFYGYFSQYWNLQDLESLPNALRYLCWPEYPLKSLPSKFSLDNLVELLMPHSQLQRLWNESQQILKNLRRIDLSDSKQLVEVPDLSKSVNIKSIDLRGCTRLVEVPPYFQNLPKLTSLNLGHCSSLKICSEIPRNMKFLVLESTAIEELPSSIWSHKNLVQLNLERCEGLKNLPNSIWKLNSLTSFNLCWTGIEGLPSSIECFSNSVVSIQLYYCRRLVSLPTSICKLNCLSRLSLEGCSSFKNFPEILEPLESLKYLNLVGTDIKELPSSIQNLVGLKTLTLSRCQSLESVPNSIYYLSLLNFQVDGCCSLKALPHSSIILWSLVHCLDFKGCNIFEEIPDCICSSTSLIELDLRDSMIKSIPSTIKQPSRLRVLNVSNCKRLESLPDLPCLRQLNASGCTKLKTVSFSMTALTQGLDQVCEDARLYLDERHELYNCVNLDENARSNIMDDAHLRIMHMATANYHKFQYEGSEFWGVEPASVAVVCCGNEIPKWFSFQREGGSIQIKLPLNWCDDANFLGLALCAVVTINKPGMIDCGCNSIFKTINGDSHQFNHFFSIQVHSLLTSLGDVNSDHIFVWYDSLEKVRSTRLCNATIEASFNFSAQNYVTTRCGVCFLYAQALDQDAVKCQIIDQVPTQTSPDDELVASESEISVSSLEMMFRKLSLY is encoded by the exons ATGGCTGGTTCttgctcttcttcttcgtctacacatatatataggtaTGATGTCTTCATTAGTTTCAGAGGGGAGGACACCCGCAAGACTTTTATCAGCCATCTTCTTAAGGCTTTAGATGGGAAGAAAATCGATACCTACATCGATTACAAACTTAAGAGCGGAGATGAAATTGGACCTGCCCTTTTGAAAGCAATCGAGGAATCAAAGATTTCATTGATTGTTTTCTCCGAAAACTATGCTTCTTCCCGATGGTGCTTGGATGAGATGATTCATATAAATGAATGCAAGGAAAGATATCAACAATCTGTTATACCTATTTTTTACAGAATAGATCCATCGCATGTGCGTTACCAGAGGGAGTCTTATGCAGCTGCATTCGCTAAACATGAAGAACGTTTCGAGGACAAGAGGGAAAGGGTGCTTAAGTGGAGGCATGCTTTAACAACAATAGCCAACCTATCAGGGTTTGACTCACTCACCACTAG TAATGATTCTGAATTAGTTGAGAGAATCGTCAAAGCTATTTTGATGCAGTTGGATCGTGAACTCTCTACTGATTTAACAGGATTGGTTGGAGTAGAAAGTCGCATTCAGAAAATTGAATCCTTATTATGCATTGACGGCATTGTCCCGCCAGAAGTTTGCCTTCGTACAGTAGGTATTTGGGGTATGGGTGGTATCGGTAAGACCACACTTGCTGGTGCTGTATTTAACCGACTCTCTTCTCAATTTGAAGCATCATGTTTTCTTGCAAATGTTAGGGAAGAATCAAAGAGATGTGGACTAAATCATCTCCGAGATGAACTTCTTCGTGAGTTATTAAAGGAAGAACGTTTAAGGATTGGCACTCCATCTGTAGGATCAACTTCGGTCAGAAAGAGGTTGTCCCATACAAAGGTCCTGGTTGTGCTTGACGATGTGAATGACTTCAGCCAATTGGAGCATTTAGTTGGAGAAGAAGTTCAGTTTGGTCGAGGAAGTCGAATCATTATCACAACTAGAGATAAGCAACTACTCAGAGATATGCGACTACTGAGGAAGGAAGCTAAAAATGATGTAAGGATATACGAAGTTCAGGAATTAAATGGTAATGAAGCCCTACAGCTCTTCCATTTGAATGCTTCCACTGAGATGTGTTCTAGAGGaaactttatttttttaagaGGGCTGGTAGATTATGCTTCAGGCATTCCGTTGGCACTTAAAATTTGGGGTTCCTTATTCCGTAGATGCAAGAACatgaaagaaagggaaaattttTTGGTTAAATTGAAAACGTATCCCAACGAAAAGCTTCAGAATGTATATAGAGTTAGTTATGATGTATTAGAAGAAAACGAGAGGGAGATATTTCTTAGTATTGCATGTTTTCATAAAAACGATTTTATCCATGATGCAAAAAGACAACTAGATGCATGTGGTTTGTTTGCGGATAGTGGAATCGAAGCTCTCATTGATAtgtctctcatatcaatcaaaagTGGTCTACTTTGGATGCATGATGTGATACAAGAAATGGGTTGGGAAATTGTTCGCAAGGAATGTCCTGAAGAGCCTGGAAAGCGCAGTAGGTTGTATACTCCTAATGATGTCCATCATGTGTTGGAAAAGAACACG GGAACTGAAAAAGTTCAAGGCATATCCGTAAGACTGAATAGCGCCGAGGAGCAAACCTGGACTCAACTCACTCAAGCCTTGGTGAAGATGTATAATCTTAAATTCCTGAACTTTTACGGATATTTTTCACAGTACTGGAATCTTCAAGATCTTGAGTCCCTTCCTAATGCACTTAGATATCTCTGCTGGCCCGAATACCCTTTAAAATCTTTGCCATCAAAGTTCTCTTTGGACAATCTTGTTGAGCTTCTAATGCCCCATAGCCAACTGCAGAGACTTTGGAATGAAAGCCAACAG ATTCTTAAGAACTTAAGAAGGATCGATCTTAGTGACTCCAAGCAGCTAGTTGAAGTTCCAGATCTCTCTAAGAGTGTAAATATTAAGAGTATAGATCTTCGAGGCTGTACACGGTTGGTTGAAGTTCCCCCTTATTTTCAAAATCTTCCCAAGCTTACCTCTCTGAATCTGGGTCATTGCTCGAGTCTTAAGATTTGTTCAGAGATCCCAAGAAATATGAAATTCTTAGTGTTAGAAAGTACTGCAATAGAAGAATTGCCTTCATCAATATGGTCTCATAAAAATCTTGTTCAGTTGAATCTTGAAAGGTGTGAGGGCTTGAAGAATCTTCCAAACAGCATTTGGAAGCTTAACTCCCTCACATCTTTTAATTTGTGTTGGACAGGTATAGAAGGATTGCCCTCATCAATCGAGTGTTTCTCGAACAGCGTCGTTTCAATTCAACTGTACTATTGCAGAAGGTTGGTGAGTCTCCCAACCAGCATTTGTAAGTTGAATTGTCTCTCGAGACTTTCTCTTGAAGGTTGCTCTAGCTTCAAAAACTTCCCAGAAATCTTGGAGCCTCTGGAAAGTCTTAAGTATCTTAATTTAGTAGGAACAGATATTAAAGAGCTACCCTCTTCGATCCAAAATTTAGTTGGGCTTAAAACTTTAACCTTATCCAGGTGCCAGAGCCTCGAGTCTGTCCCAAATAGCATCTACTATCTAAGCCTTTTGAATTTCCAAGTTGATGGCTGCTGCAGTCTAAAAGCGTTGCCTCACTCGTCCATCATTTTGTGGTCTTTGGTACATTGTCTAGATTTCAAAGGCTGCAATATATTTGAAGAAATCCCTGACTGCATCTGTAGCTCAACCTCGTTGATTGAACTAGATCTGAGGGATAGCATGATCAAGAGTATTCCTTCAACCATCAAACAACCGTCTAGGCTGAGGGTCCTAAACGTAAGCAATTGCAAGCGCCTTGAATCTTTACCGGACCTTCCTTGTCTTAGACAGTTAAACGCAAGTGGCTGCACGAAACTGAAAACAGTGTCATTCTCGATGACTGCACTCACACAAGGCCTGGATCAAGTATGTGAAGATGCAAGGCTATACCTTGATGAGAGACATGAGTTATACAATTGCGTAAATTTGGATGAGAATGCAAGGAGCAACATAATGGATGATGCACATCTTCGAATTATGCACATGGCAACTGCTAATTAtcat AAATTTCAATATGAGGGGTCGGAGTTTTGGGGCGTAGAACCTGCTTCAGTTGCAGTTGTATGTTGCGGAAATGAAATTCCAAAATGGTTCAGCTTTCAAAGGGAAGGCGGTTCAATACAAATCAAGCTTCCTCTAAATTGGTGTGATGATGCAAACTTCTTGGGTTTAGCTCTGTGTGCTGTTGTTACAATCAATAAACCAGGGATGATAGATTGTGGGTGTAACTCCATTTTCAAAACCATCAATGGTGATAGCCATCAATTCAACCATTTTTTTTCGATTCAAGTTCACTCATTGCTGACCAGCTTGGGTGATGTCAATTCAGATCACATATTCGTGTGGTATGATAGCCTTGAAAAGGTGAGGTCCACTCGATTATGCAATGCCACCATTGAAGCCTCTTTCAACTTCTCTGCACAAAATTATGTGACAACGAGGTGTGGGGTTTGTTTCTTGTATGCTCAAGCACTCGATCAAGATGCTGTCAAGTGCCAAATCATTGATCAAGTCCCAACTCAGACCAGTCCCGATGATGAGCTTGTAGCTAGTGAAAGTGAGATTTCAGTAAGCTCTCTTGAAATGATGTTTCGAAAACTATCATTATATTAG
- the LOC133729278 gene encoding cytochrome P450 710A11-like translates to MKSLLIIINTLLPLTPYLTTFLLLLLFLEQLSYLKKKRTVPGPSLVLPFLGNAVSLVRNPTRFWDLQSSLSTSSGLSANYIVGNFILFIRDTSLSHKVFANVRPDAFTLVGHPFGKKLFGEHNLIYMTGQEHKDLRRRIAPNFTPKALATYTALQQIIILEHLKNWVSLTSQTKDPIALRFLVRDMNLETSQTVFVGPYLAPDARERFKSDYNFFNVGLMKLPVNLPGTAFRNARLAVARLVETLAGCAKQSRAKMEAEQQEPTCLIDFWMQETVKELRAGVADISDVEVGAHLFDFLFAAQDASTSSLLWAVVLLDSHPEVLAKVREEVAGVWDPESDELITADQLARMRYTHAVAREVVRYRAPATMVPHIAAVDFRLTETYTVPKGTIVFPSAYESCFQGFTEPERFDPDRFSEERQEDRVYRRNYLAFGAGAHQCVGQRYALNHLVLFIAVFATLLDFKRHRTDGCDDISYVPTICPKDDCKVFLSMRCRRFPALYLQ, encoded by the coding sequence ATGAAGTCACTCTTGATCATCATCAACACTCTCCTCCCACTCACCCCCTACCTCACcaccttcctcctcctcctcctcttccttgaACAACTCTCCTACCTCAAAAAGAAACGCACCGTTCCCGGTCCCTCCCTCGTCCTCCCATTTCTCGGCAACGCAGTCTCCCTAGTCCGCAACCCGACCCGCTTCTGGGACCTCCAATCCTCCCTCTCCACGTCATCCGGCCTCTCCGCCAACTACATCGTCGGCAACTTCATCCTCTTCATCCGCGACACCTCTCTCTCCCACAAAGTCTTCGCCAATGTACGACCCGACGCCTTCACCCTCGTCGGCCACCCCTTCGGAAAGAAACTCTTCGGCGAGCACAACCTCATTTACATGACCGGCCAGGAGCACAAAGACCTACGACGTCGTATCGCCCCCAACTTCACTCCCAAAGCCCTCGCCACCTACACCGCGCTCCAGCAGATTATTATCCTTGAACACCTCAAAAACTGGGTTAGCCTCACGTCTCAGACCAAGGACCCGATCGCGCTCCGGTTCTTGGTCCGAGACATGAATCTGGAGACTTCCCAGACGGTTTTCGTTGGGCCATACTTGGCCCCCGACGCCCGCGAGAGGTTCAAGTCGGATTATAACTTCTTCAACGTTGGACTCATGAAGCTGCCCGTTAACCTGCCCGGGACCGCGTTCAGAAACGCCAGGCTGGCTGTGGCGCGCCTCGTCGAAACGCTCGCCGGCTGCGCCAAACAAAGCAGGGCGAAAATGGAAGCAGAGCAACAAGAGCCGACGTGTTTAATCGATTTCTGGATGCAGGAGACGGTAAAGGAGCTCCGCGCCGGCGTGGCTGACATCAGTGACGTCGAGGTCGGCGCTCACCTGTTCGACTTTCTATTTGCTGCCCAGGACGCCTCAACTTCGTCGCTGCTGTGGGCGGTGGTGCTGCTCGACTCGCACCCGGAGGTTCTGGCCAAGGTCCGGGAAGAGGTCGCTGGAGTTTGGGACCCGGAGTCGGACGAGCTGATCACTGCGGACCAGCTGGCGCGGATGAGGTACACGCACGCGGTGGCGCGTGAGGTGGTCAGGTACCGTGCTCCGGCCACCATGGTCCCTCACATTGCGGCGGTTGACTTTCGGTTGACCGAGACGTACACAGTCCCCAAGGGTACCATTGTGTTTCCCTCCGCCTACGAGTCTTGCTTTCAGGGGTTCACGGAACCGGAGCGGTTCGACCCGGACCGGTTCTCGGAGGAGAGACAGGAGGACCGGGTGTACAGGAGGAACTACCTGGCGTTCGGGGCCGGGGCCCACCAGTGCGTGGGGCAGAGATACGCTCTGAACCACCTGGTGCTCTTCATCGCGGTGTTCGCCACGTTGCTGGATTTCAAGAGGCACAGAACGGACGGCTGCGATGACATCTCGTACGTTCCGACGATCTGCCCCAAAGACGATTGCAAGGTTTTCCTCTCGATGCGGTGCCGCCGATTCCCCGCTCTATATCTACAGTGA